The following is a genomic window from Episyrphus balteatus chromosome 1, idEpiBalt1.1, whole genome shotgun sequence.
tttttttttttaaattcacctCCATGTTgcacttttatattttattaatgtttttctGTTATGTTATCCACCCAAGTTATAATGGAAGCCAATTCTTTTAACTCAATCGAAAGCTATCGCTATCACATCCACAATTATTCCCCTTTGGCTGTTAAATCTTTTATTTCTGAAATCCAAAAATACCCGATTATATTCTCGTCAAAAAAAGTATTAACTTTGCGTAAGGAACTTGTCGAATTTGCATGGACAAGAATAACTGTAGCTTTATTGGATACAGTTGTTCCAACTCATCAAAAGATTGCTCTAATAAATCTTGAATATTGGAGTAAGTAAAATTGTCCTAGTGCCTAACCTTGAAATCAAATTCCAATTTATTTAGACCAAAGCTTTCGTCAACTTTGGAAATGGATGGTTGACATTTATATAAAAGAACAAAGTCAAAGCCGATTGAAGAGCGCCAAAATTTTACGTTTTATGAGATATCAATGGCTTGAGTTTATGAGTTTCTTAGATCCCCACATTAGACATTGGTAAGAGTTTCTTGTGATCTAGATACATTTTACTATGATTTAACTACAATTCCATTCACAGTGGAGGCTTATCTTACCAACAGGAAATTGATTCACAAATCAATTCAAACATTCGCTTGGAAGTTCTACCAGCTGAAACAAAAGTAATCCACCTAGATCCTGGCAATCATATCATTCTTTGGCTAAGAAAGTTTTCCGAATCAATGAATGCCAAAAATATGTGCATTTCCGTTTGTATGGAAATTCAAAGATGCTTCTCTC
Proteins encoded in this region:
- the LOC129906025 gene encoding uncharacterized protein LOC129906025 — translated: MLSTQVIMEANSFNSIESYRYHIHNYSPLAVKSFISEIQKYPIIFSSKKVLTLRKELVEFAWTRITVALLDTVVPTHQKIALINLEYWNQSFRQLWKWMVDIYIKEQSQSRLKSAKILRFMRYQWLEFMSFLDPHIRHCGGLSYQQEIDSQINSNIRLEVLPAETKVIHLDPGNHIILWLRKFSESMNAKNMCISVCMEIQRCFSPPLPMGLEAMFKQDADIDESQLVKYVDSPNLYQQPQPQIRYLPSVIRKEKQAKRNSSQLVPFETVIDKDYQYIMSLYEKLVPLEPARKSKVKRLMILALIDAL